The genomic window CTGACATCTACAGCAACATCATTAGTCAAGGAGTTCGAAGAGGAGCACCAGGAACACCAATCGCGCAAGAAACTCAGTTCGGTTGGGTCCTCTCCGGCTGCGTTTCAGCGGAAGCAGCAAGCCCCTCGTATGGCGCAATCCAAGGCTTCCAATGCTCCCTCGATCACGAACTGCTCGATCTCGTGCAGCAGTTTTGGAAGCAGGAAGAAGTGTCGAAACCTTTGGCACTAACTTCCGAAGAAGAGCGTTGTGAGCAACACTTTCGCGAAACGGTTTCTCGAACTGCGTCCGGTCGTCACGTAGTTCGGCTGCCACTCAAGGACAATTCGGTAGAGCTCGGCAACTCGCGGAATCCCGCGCATCAAATGCTCCTTCGTTTGGAGAAACGGTTCGGTAGCGACGCGAAACTCAAGGAGGCTTACTCGAGCTTCCTTCGTGAATATCGTCAACTCGGGCACATGCGTCGCGCTATCAATATACCTGAAGACAATTCCCGCGTGTTTTATCTTCCCCATCACGGTGTAGTTCGCGACAGCAGTTCAACAACAAAGTTGCGTGTCGTGTTCAACGGGTCTCAAAGAACCAACCTCGGACTCTCTCTCAATGACAATCTTCTCGTCGGTCCAAAAGTGCAAACCGACCTCGCGGACGTTCTCTTACGCTGGCGACAATATCCAGTCGCGTTCTCATCAGACATCGTGAAGATGTACCAACAAATTTTGGTCCACAATGATGACCAAGATTTCCAGCGAATCCTCTGGAGGGAAGAACCAGGGCTATCGATTGAAGAATATCAACTGACTACGGTAACGTATGGTCTTGCAGGCGCTCCGTATCTCGCGATCCGTGTTCTTCATCAACTCGTTCAGGACGAAGGTAAGCAGTATCCCTTTGCGTGCCACGTCATTCTCGAGAACACGTACGTCGACGACATCCTCTCAGGAGCAGAGGACGTTGATCAAGGTCGCGAGAAAATCAACGAACTCAATCAATTGCTCAAGGCGGGCGGCTTTGAACTTCAAAAGTGGACTTCAAGCCACCCAGAAACTCTCGTTGACGTTTCTCGAAACCATCAAGAGATCGCGATGCATCTGAATCTCGATCAAAGTCCATTCTTTCGGGCTCTCGGTCTTGCGTGGAGACCAGACATCGACGCGTTTGCGTTCTCTCCGCAAATTCATCAAACTCGGGACAATTTCACGAAACGAAAAGTTCTCTCACAAACCGCGCAGCTCTTTGATCCTCTCGGATGGCTCTCACCGATCACGATCAGagccaaaatctttatgcaGGAATTGTGGGCACTCGGTTTCGACTGGGACGAGCCGCTCTCAGCTTCATTGTCCTCGCGATGGATCGAGTTTCTACAAGATCTTCAAGGCATCTCAGCTATCACCATCCCACGAAGGATCGGGTCAAGTTCAGCATCTCTCGGGATAGAGATCCACGGTTTCGTGGACGCCTCTCAAAGTGCATTAGGCGCAGTGATCTACGCGCGAACGTATATCAACACTCACGAAGTGCGCGTTTCGCTAGTGTGCGCGAAAACTAAAGTAGCGCCGCTAAAGAAGGTGACAATTCCTCGTCTCGAACTCTGTGCTGCGAATCTTCTCGTCCGGTTGATGTGTCATGTGGAAAAGACTcttaatttcgaaaacaccCCGGTTTATCTGTGGACGGATTCCACAGTCGCGCTCGCGTGGATCAAAAGCCACTCATCGCGGTGGAAGGAATTCGTTCGTAATCGCGTAACGGAAATCCAAGAGTTCGCGCGCGCTCGTTGGTATCACATCTCGGGTTTTGAAAACCCCGCTGATCTTGCGTCTCGTGGTGCATCTCCGGAGCAACTCCAAAAATCAGAACTTTGGACCTTTGGACCATCCTGGCTCTCGAAGCCTCCTGTCAATTGGCCATCCTTATCTCCGCGACCGGAAGAAAACATTCATCTCGAGGAAAGAAAAGGGCTGTCGACGCACATAGCAACAGCTAAGCCGCTACAAATCTGGGATCTCGTCGATCGCTACTCAAAACTATCGACTCTCCTCAAAGTCACATCATTGTGTAAACGCGCAGCAAATCGGTTCCTCGTGAAGACGACATCGAATCGCGTAAACACGTCTATCACTGTCGGACCGATCTCTACTCTCGAATTGAGCGACGCCCAACTGTTTTGGACCAAGGTGACCCAGCAGGCGTACTTTGCAGAAGAAATTCGCCAAATCGAGACAAGCTCAAGTCTCACTCGAAGTCATCCACTATCGCGACTCACGCCGTTCATCGATTCGAACGGATTCCTCAGAGTCGGTGGTCGACTGAATCACTCATTGCTTTCGTATGACGAAAAGCACCCGTTCATCTTGCCTCGCGAATCATCGTTCTCCACATTGATCAtcgatcatcatcatcggtTGACGCTCCACGGAGGTTCGCAACTCACTCTCGCTACAATCCGACAGCGGTACTGGATCCTGGGAGGAAGAGTACCGATCCGCATGTTCATACATCGTTGCGTTCCTTGTGCGCGTCATCGCGCCACCCTCAGCAGCCAACAGATGGGCCAACACCCTCAGTCTCGAGTCACGCAATCAAGGCCGTTTCTTTACTCTGGCGTTGACTACGCTGGTCCATTCTCGATTCGAGCCTCCCGCGGAAGAGGAGCGAAATCATGCAAGGGATATATCGTTATCTTCATCTGCTTCACGACCTCGGCTGTGCATCTCGAGCTAGTTTCGGACTACACGACGGAGGCATTCATCGCGGCGTACAAACGCTTCACATCTCGACGAGGAATTTGTGCCTCAATCGCAAGCGATTGTGGAACGAATCTCGTCGGCGCAGACTCAGAACTTCGCCGTCTTCTCGCTGCATCGTCAAAGGAGTTCGCAGAAATCGCAAACACCCTCGCATCACACGGAACCCAGTGGCGGTTCAATCCTCCCTCCGCGCCTCATTTCGGTGGAAAATGGGAAGCCGGAGTGAAATCAGTCAAATTTCACCTCAAACGAGTCATCGGAGAAGCTACTCAAACGTTCGAGCAATTCGCGACGTTCCTCACGCAAGTAGAAGCCACGCTTAATTCTCGACCTCTTTGCGCTATCTCGGACGATCCACGGGATCCAAGTGCCTTGACTCCAGGACACTTTCTCGTCGGCTCAGCATTGAACACAATTCCTGAGCCGTCACTGATCGAGGTGCCAGTTCAACGGCTATCGCATTGGCAACACTCGCGTCAAATGCTGGAGCATTTTTGGAAACGGTGGAGTACGGAGTATCTTCAGTCCTTCCAAAACCTCTCGAAATGGCAGACTCATCACGGGAACATCAAAATCGGATCCATCGTTctcgtaaaaaacgaaaatctacctCCATCTGTGTGGCCCCTCGCGAAAGTGATCGAAGTGCATCCGGGAACCGACGGTCTCGTTCGCGTTGTGACCGTTAAAACGAAATCCTCTGTATTAAAACGTCCAATCGTAAAATTGTGTGTGCTTCCAGTGTCCTTTTAAGACAATTATTGACTCTAAGAATAAATAACGCACGGCGGGCGGCATAATCTAATTTCGCGATCGTTACCGATAGCGAAGCGGGCGGTATGTTTCGGCAAGgtatcgaatagttaaatgtgtgtctcgcgacactcaaaatcgtcctcgcacttgtacgcacactcgcgtgcaatgtttacttgccgtctctgcgtcaaatgtcgccgcttgcccgtgtcgcgactcaaaacccatcagttgtatctcatgtattgtctactatctcgaaatcatgtatgtgtataatctatgtgttctctcgctctgtaaaatcttcactctctgtaacgttctcttgcgatacggttTGTATCGCCTCATCATAACCAATAAAAATCTAGTTTATCGGCATTCATTATCTCTCTACATCTCAACAtcactttcgtttcattcacactcgttctcatcactaattcgcggatcccacgtcgatgatccatatctttttgcCATCTCTTTAAACATTCAGGTTAtgtgaatattataaaatgtttcaatattgCAATTGTATAACCAGTACTTGCTACAGTCACACAACATTGTTACAACTATGTGAGAACAGTTATAATACAGATTAGGAATGGTTATAATCTCAAGATTGGCAAAgtctgagacaaaaaaatcagaaacatATTGAGGAGTAAGGTTTCTTGCAAAACAATTTACCACAGTTAATACAAAatcgatgaaaacaaaataatggCGGCTGTTTGAAACAAATTGTCACAAATCGATCTAGATGTTTTCACTGATTTTCACtaagtattttaatttttggtcaaattgtggtaaattttgttttgcgggatatattaattttataataattttttcgaaatattgcaaaatgtagaaaaatttggaagaaaaattatgaattatcaactacaaaatatgaattttgaatacatTTTTGCGGTCAGGTTTACCATTAGTTTTGCCAACtttaatgtatatatatatgtacaaattatacattattatgattgaatataaatagaggcaattgaattgaataattcgatGATATAGAAAGTGATTAATTTAAATTgatcatttttcttgaattgaagaattattaattttcaaaaattaaaaatatgatattgaACAACTaatcattcatctatctgtatgttctctttaaacttttcaataagttataattcattgtataaatgttccaaattacaatctATGAAGtacattgaatggcatttttcgattgaatactatttttattataattaatatgtgagcgaataatgaagaaatatatagaatttttgtaataactttattcatttttgaagaatttaattcatatgaaaatttttttctttcaattctcctttttttaaaagttaattggaaattatgatatatatacaaattatacattattataatctaTTATAAATGTAggcgaataaattaaataattcaatgatatagagaaaaataatccatATGAATCATATTtcttaaattataaaataatgagttttcgaaaattaaaaatatgaaactgtTACGCGCCGACGTACTTCCTTGGCGTAcctctttcaaaattccattccatttcatttcttcaatttctttagtgcacagatatcatttcatcaaaatctcatattctaataacggcgagttccacccctcctggcaaaagtcacgtagagaccaacaatgatccctagtataaggttcaactttcttctatttaactggtaccaagaactgagataggagactgctgaattagcatcagtagcgctcagcctggaaatatccctctttttaagttaaaactataatcaataactaggataaaccactacctttagaatcaccaaattaaaatagattacttattggaatgtatgaatgaatgtgtgaacattgcatgtaaatatcttttgttcatatcttcaatgtgtcaccgacgagattgagaatcgtcggaacatcgtcgaagagcgagaagtaacgctgaccatgtggatttgggcaccaggaggtcgccctcgcacctcattggctaattaccgttgtaactaattacaactgcagctctttggaccctcgggcccaagaagccgcgtctttcgtctgtcaagtcgcgaagtgcgtggacgtaaacccggattagccctctcgagcaagagtagcgtttggaaaatcttagttgtgaccgacctaaagtctcgcgctaattcgtcaaattcgagcattctgttattctgttagctgcaagAGACTGACTTTCTTCtacgtttccatcttttctgttctttactgaatctcatcatttcgcgaatagacatttttatgcagtTCCATTTTCCATGATTAAAcggagttcggccctgattcaatcgaatcaggtaatcttaagtaataataataataattacactatcattttcaataaataaatcgttgcaatcaatttcatcatacattaaaatcagaaaattgacACTTTCAACTATAACAttcgataacaagatatcattcCAAATCTaaaaagactaagtgaccgacgttaaacatcgttcgattgatcaactcttccaaatttgaggtgaggcgcctggtccagcattctaccgacgcagaccgacacgatccgacggctctcaatctcgtcgaccgattcacctaaagctaagtcaatccgagtgttaatcttcgaaattaaacgaattcttgtttcacctttataatccaaatttacttcagtaatattcattcaaaagcaagtctagaattggtggctagcttcactacccccaattaaatcatACTTATTGTATTCCAAGAATTAATCAACAAGACTTAACAATaggatatataattgattcaagataatctaaaaagagagatataatacaataatcacgaccagctagttataaccatcgttcagagtagatgttcctggtaccaaacaATAATATCCTTTAGAATAGAATAACAGACGATTTGTATAAACTcgaacactttataaattgttactttcggcTCTTACATCATtatcaccattgattgttaccagacatttcaatcaccaaatcgaaacagaatatacttcatcttttaccagttaaatcatattaaacatttattttgaacgacctttttcccatttttattattataaaattgcctcaacaatttaaacaaacctcacagacctgtacaggactatagcaacacgatcctacaaattaccggcttatcgaaaggtaggtcatttcttagttttaataattattcattgtcgttatgtgggagcttgattattcaattaatcatcaactaccaccgctcagtacaccctcaccccaCGTGACAAAACTAAACAACTGATCATTTATCTGtgtgtatgttttctttacacTTTACAATCAGTTCTAATCTATAGTATAAATGTTCTAAATTACAATGCATAAAGAACATTAAATGTCATTTTTTGATCGAAtaatgtttattataattattatgtgagcgaataattaaaaaatgtatagaatttttcggataatcatattcatttttaaaaaattgattttgtgtaaaaattttatttttcctaattcttctttttttggaagttaattgaaaattatgatatatagaaatatgatataaatcggaaattcatttatcatttcctttattcaatcaatcatatatacatacaaattatacaataatatgattgattataaatgtaggcaaatgaattgaataattcaattcaaaaaaatacttcaaatgaatcatatttcttaaattaaaaaattatcagtttttctaaatcaaaaatatgaaattgagtAACTAATCATTTATCGATCCGTATGTTCTCTTTAGACTTTTTGAtgagttctaatccattgatgaatgttccaaattacaatccataaGGGACAacgaatggcatttttttaatgaatgaTACTCTTATTttgattaatatgtgagcaaacaattaaaaaatatgtaaaatttttctgataatgatatttattttagaaaaattttattattagaaattttttttttttttttaaagtcaaCTTTCTCTTAgagttaaattaaaaattataatacacatagataaaatatacatgatgaatttattcatcatttttttattatttaactaattatatacatatataaagaTACAAATCATACattaacgttttttttatatttttttttttcaatttattgcaTTAAATAGTTACAAAACTGTTTTTAGCAAGGGAGAAATACAATACAAGTTCATACAAAATAGTTAATCAGTTGTTGTGTAGAATAAGACagcaaaatgtaaaataagataaaatagagtaaaaaataacataACAAACTGTCAATTCTCTCCTTTCGAGGAGTTGATCAGTGCGGCAAAAACAGCCTGAATatataattaactaattgaGCCTATGGGTCAAATAACGGCTTAAGTCGACTTAAGTTTTGGCATAAAAAAGGCAAGTAAAGATTCAACAgtcgatatttcaattttgacaaGGCATTTTACAAggaacttttatttttttacataggTGGGGTACCCAAAAATGATATACAAAcgtaataacaattattaaatattgtcCAATACAGTGCTATCACGGAAATTCGGAGTAAGACTTAAGTCGTTTTTTTGTAGAACGACTTTTAATCTGTACAAACACGTTTTTGGATTAAAATAATATGATGACGATAATAGTCAAACCAGTTTCTACTGTAATGGGTGTTTCATGGTCGCGGTGAACACATATAAAAAAAGCTAAACTAGGAATTGACATTTAAAAAACGGCATGTATCAGGTTCAATCAGAGTCCATTTCGTCTGTTTCAGCCGAATCATTGTCGTTGCAGGTACCCCGCAGCACATTTTTATACCATTCCCTATTAACCGGTTTTACAAAAGGCATTAAAGATAgcacgtcattttttttagcTGTCTTAATTCCAACAGGAGCCGGGTTTGCTAATGCTAGTTCGGTATCTTTACTTACAAAAGCGTTTAATTTGAACAGGTTGAAATTTTGCGGAGCGCCATTATAGTCCGCGTAAACGGACATGGTGCCTGTTGGCTTGTATGATAACTTCACATACTTTTGGATCGTGAATTTCTTTCCCTTAGCTTTTGGAACctttagaaaaaatgaatccaaAGTTTTATCCCATTCTTTTAATAAGTGGGCACTCATCTCTGCTTCGAAAGCTTTTGGTTTGTGCCTTACGGTCCTCATTATTTCGAGATACTCGATAGGATTTTCGACGGtctctactttttttaaaacagttcCGTAAACACCGAAATTTCTATCGCATTGGCAGTATGAATGACCTCGCACCGGAAAGatgtgatttatttcaacTCCCATTTTGACCGACAACCAAGCACAATATCGTACGAGAgtcttgtttttattttgccCCCCACAGGAGTCAGACAAAAGAActactttttttaattctggattttcagtcaatttttttaccagaaaatcgttcaaaaaacTACACACAGAGTTACCGTTCTTGCCACCATCACATTctaagaagcaaaaaaatttgctgtcACCGTCATTAAAACAGTGTGTGTTGAAAACATACAGCCACAATAATCGCTTGTAAAATTGTGCGCTAACGTTCAGTTTTGGAAGCGGAAGATTTTGTGCGTAGTCGAACTCAACAGTTAGAGTATCATCGTTAATATTCTTTGTGCACTGTTGCCGCAAAACCTTGTATTCCGCAACTTTTACTTCATGTAGACGGAACGATTCCTTACACGGATCTGATGAATTTGCCGATAGTTTGATTTTACATTCGGTGCAAAAATCACAGACGTCTGTTTTACGTTGCCTAAACGAGTAATCACTATTTTCCCGAAAATATCTATGGTACGTTGGGTACTTTAGTGAGAGCTGCTTCCCTGTTTTATCAAAGTAATATTCTTGGAATgcgtgaaacattttttttacgtttaagTCTGGATTCTCGAAGTACTTTCTTTCAGTTTTGGAGCTTCCATAATGCGATTTTTTGTTCGGGAAAGTCGACCAATGCTCCTTCACTAAACTCCATACCACGTTCGAAATTTTGGCAGGGTTGGGTTGCTTACCCCTTTTTTCTGTAGCAACTGTCGTACCTGAAACAATcagtattttcatattttaatcCAGACCTGACTTGTTTTGTTATAAGACGCCAATAAACGAGTCAAGCATTCGtaaatattgatttatttagaaagaaaataatataaacatttACCTGATTTACAAAATCGGAGCACCGTTTTCATTCTGGATTCAGTTATTTGGAGAAGAGACAGAAAAAATCCTTTACAGACAGTTTTATCCTGGCCATCTACTTTGAAAGAATATTTCCAAGACCAAGATCTGTTCTTCCGTTTTGTTACGGTTTTGAcgtatttgatttcttcacgttgTATACAACTGATTAAAAAAGTGTCCTGACTCGGTTTCTCAGCCATTGCCCAGAAagtcttgaaaatttcacgctGACGTTTATAATCGAAAGAAGACGAACAGTTTTTCTTGCAGCAGTCGGTAGTgtgcctgaatttttttcgaggTATTTTATTCCCACTTTGAGAAGCGTAACTTTTACCACTGTTACGCTTAAGCTTCTTTCTATTTTGTTCCCATCTATCTTGtcgaatttttctctttttccccgTAACTGTAGCAGTAGGGCTAGTCGATGCTGTTGTAGTTGTTGTAGATTCGTTCATTATTTCGCGCAGAAAATATTGCAGCTTTACACGAAATCTAACAGACAGGCAGATAAACACGTGCGTCTGTTTAGCGGAGGCGCGTGGATTACCTACTTCGCTTCGCTGCTACTGCCGGCTAACTCAATGGCGGTGCGCGCACCGCTTGTTATGGTTACTACAGCATTAAAAGTTGACGAAAACATCCAAGATTCACAGGGTTTATAGCGAAGATTATACAGAACACCGAGATCAGCTTCTTTGAAAAAGTGACTTAAGTCGACTTAAGTCGTTATTTGACCCATAGGCTCAATTAATGACTcagatagttttttttttttttttacaattaactAATAAATTTAGGATAGAAGTTTGTGACCAGGAGGTAGATTAAAGATGAAGGTTCGtcgaaattccggtcaggaagaagaagaattt from Neodiprion lecontei isolate iyNeoLeco1 chromosome 1, iyNeoLeco1.1, whole genome shotgun sequence includes these protein-coding regions:
- the LOC124296580 gene encoding uncharacterized protein LOC124296580, whose product is MLLRLEKRFGSDAKLKEAYSSFLREYRQLGHMRRAINIPEDNSRVFYLPHHGVVRDSSSTTKLRVVFNGSQRTNLGLSLNDNLLVGPKVQTDLADVLLRWRQYPVAFSSDIVKMYQQILVHNDDQDFQRILWREEPGLSIEEYQLTTVTYGLAGAPYLAIRVLHQLVQDEGKQYPFACHVILENTYVDDILSGAEDVDQGREKINELNQLLKAGGFELQKWTSSHPETLVDVSRNHQEIAMHLNLDQSPFFRALGLAWRPDIDAFAFSPQIHQTRDNFTKRKVLSQTAQLFDPLGWLSPITIRAKIFMQELWALGFDWDEPLSASLSSRWIEFLQDLQGISAITIPRRIGSSSASLGIEIHGFVDASQSALGAVIYARTYINTHEVRVSLVCAKTKVAPLKKVTIPRLELCAANLLVRLMCHVEKTLNFENTPVYLWTDSTVALAWIKSHSSRWKEFVRNRVTEIQEFARARWYHISGFENPADLASRGASPEQLQKSELWTFGPSWLSKPPVNWPSLSPRPEENIHLEERKGLSTHIATAKPLQIWDLVDRYSKLSTLLKVTSLCKRAANRFLVKTTSNRVNTSITVGPISTLELSDAQLFWTKVTQQAYFAEEIRQIETSSSLTRSHPLSRLTPFIDSNGFLRVGGRLNHSLLSYDEKHPFILPRESSFSTLIIDHHHRLTLHGGSQLTLATIRQRYWILGGRVPIRMFIHRCVPCARHRATLSSQQMGQHPQSRVTQSRPFLYSGVDYAGPFSIRASRGRGAKSCKGYIVIFICFTTSAVHLELVSDYTTEAFIAAYKRFTSRRGICASIASDCGTNLVGADSELRRLLAASSKEFAEIANTLASHGTQWRFNPPSAPHFGGKWEAGVKSVKFHLKRVIGEATQTFEQFATFLTQVEATLNSRPLCAISDDPRDPSALTPGHFLVGSALNTIPEPSLIEVPVQRLSHWQHSRQMLEHFWKRWSTEYLQSFQNLSKWQTHHGNIKIGSIVLVKNENLPPSVWPLAKVIEVHPGTDGLVRVVTVKTKSSVLKRPIVKLCVLPVSF
- the LOC124292773 gene encoding uncharacterized protein LOC124292773 — translated: MNESTTTTTASTSPTATVTGKKRKIRQDRWEQNRKKLKRNSGKSYASQSGNKIPRKKFRHTTDCCKKNCSSSFDYKRQREIFKTFWAMAEKPSQDTFLISCIQREEIKYVKTVTKRKNRSWSWKYSFKVDGQDKTVCKGFFLSLLQITESRMKTVLRFCKSGTTVATEKRGKQPNPAKISNVVWSLVKEHWSTFPNKKSHYGSSKTERKYFENPDLNVKKMFHAFQEYYFDKTGKQLSLKYPTYHRYFRENSDYSFRQRKTDVCDFCTECKIKLSANSSDPCKESFRLHEVKVAEYKVLRQQCTKNINDDTLTVEFDYAQNLPLPKLNVSAQFYKRLLWLYVFNTHCFNDGDSKFFCFLECDGGKNGNSVCSFLNDFLVKKLTENPELKKVVLLSDSCGGQNKNKTLVRYCAWLSVKMGVEINHIFPVRGHSYCQCDRNFGVYGTVLKKVETVENPIEYLEIMRTVRHKPKAFEAEMSAHLLKEWDKTLDSFFLKVPKAKGKKFTIQKYVKLSYKPTGTMSVYADYNGAPQNFNLFKLNAFVSKDTELALANPAPVGIKTAKKNDVLSLMPFVKPVNREWYKNVLRGTCNDNDSAETDEMDSD